The nucleotide sequence ATGGGCAGCAGCAGCTTCAGAACTCTTCAGTTGCTGCaataaaaaatgaagaagctGGAAGCAAATTTCAAACAGCAGCAACTCCCAATAATCAGATTACTCAATGTGATGTTTCAAGCCACTATGTGCAGCAGCAACAGCTTACTACAGTTGGTACTAATGTTGATGGTCGATGAGCAACAACACCTAACAATTCCGGACAGCAGAAGCAGAATGCAATGACAGCAGGAGCTGTAGGTACACTTACAACAGGTGAGCAGCAACAGCAGGACATAACGTCACCAGCTATCACTTGGGAGGACAGTAATTTGCTCGATGCCTTGGTAAGTTCCAAACCACTAAACTCTATATTTTCAGAACACTATATAGACACTATTTCGATCAAGCAAGGCAACCAATGATATCAGATTAAGTAGAATTCAGCTAGAATCCTATAACTTTACTCTTTCAACTAGAATGAATGGAACACTATAATAACTTTCAAATAGGCTAACTATTACTACTTCAGCTGTCACGCACGGATTCAGCTAACTAGCGCAAGGGATGACTTAATCAGAGATGGAGAAGAAGATTAGAGTCAAGAAGAAAGGTGAAGATGAATAAGGTTTGAAGAAATTCACGAGAATTTacagaagaaggaagaaaactgCAGAAGTTTGATCAAACAATAGAAAATTCAAATATTAGCTTGCCGAAGGATAAAGATGAGTAGTACCATGAGACATTGAAGTATTTTCAGCATCATTAGGTATCCTTGATATTTGTGGTACTCGTTCATGGCCACTATTGGCAACAGGGACCTGATAAATATTAACACATCAAATAACAATACTTTTATAGGATTAAAACTTCATTAATAATGTACATAACTTATAAAATCGAGTTACCTGTTTAATTGAGGTGCCATTGATATTTTGAGGCATAGATTCATTGGAAGCATATTTGCGTATCAATTGTCGCATTTCGAGTAATTCTGATTGTATCTTCTCCTGATTTTATTTTATCAGATTcatttcttcattgtgtttatcCTTTAACTCGGTTATCTCTTGTGTTAACCTTTGGACAGCTTCATTAGACGAATCCTCTCCAACAATATTTTCTAAGGAAGATCTACTACCCCATAGAATAGAAGGAGTTGGACCAAGTCCTAAACCACGAACATATCCACTTTTGTCATTTCCGAACACCTGAGAATACAGATCGCCTTCCCAAGCAACAACGTGAGGAGGTTGGTCAGTAGAGCTCTCACTATTGTTCGCCTTTTCATTTATCATTTCCTGGCCATAAAATACATAGATTCAATTTGGAATTCATTTATTCGCTTTTATGTTTTTTCCTAACTATTTcccaattaagaaaataaaagaaaaaaagaaatcttACAATTGCCTTGACAGAATCATCATCCAGTGGTCTACCATCCTTACGTTTTGTATGAGTTAATATGAAAACTTGTGCTCGTGTAGGCTCTATCCCATTTACAGCCTAATACAATAAAATTGATGTAAGATATGcgtggaaaaaaaattaaaacattatAGTAAGTAATTTGAACAAGTTTACCTGCTCATCCATCAAGGTAGCAATACTTTTGGATCCTCCTGTGTGACACATCTTTTGATTGGccctattatttctatttgcttGGGAACGCCTCTTTCGttgaaatattaaaattatatctTATAAATTATACATAAAAATTGAGCATAACTAAAATCAAAACACTGAAAATAATCAACTAGAGGTGTTTTAAAAATTTGTTAATACCTTAGCTTTTTCTGAAAGTCAATAAGGAACAAGACCACTCCATTGATCCCTCGGTATGCGACTTGGTCTATTTTTCAGCAAAAGGTCTTTAGTCTTATTTTTTGCAAATATTCACCTTTTAACTCACACTTGTAATCTTTCCATTTCTTTCCTAGTGGCTTTAGGACATAAGTTTCTCCTCGTCTTGGGATAGAGAACTTCTTCTAAAAAAATAAAgccaatattttgaaaaaaatatcatGTATAAAAGATTGAACCCattcatataataataataataataataataactactcCATACCCTCACAAAATCCAccaatttcttcttttcctcCTTTTCAAAATTTCTCCAATCATCTACATGTAAAGGTGTTAGTTCTGGAGTTCTCGCAATGATTCCTAGAAAGCTAGCAAGCTTTCGACCTTTTTCCCTAATAGCTTGGTTACGATTATTAAACGGCACATGAACTACCTTCCCCGGAGGAAGTTTCCAAATATCTTTTAGTAAAGTAGGCCCACGAACCTTTCTTGGCTCCAAATTACCTAGAATAGAAGATTCAAAGGTCATCAAATGGCAAAAACTTATATGGTTAAATCTGTTAAATAACAGTATAATGACAAGGAAAGGTTTAAATAGTAACTGATGGAGATGCTGGAGGTGATGCAACTGGTTTAAATGGTAATGGGATATCCAAGGAGTTAGTACCATGCAATAACAGTGCCAAAGAACCTCTGGCTAATGGCAATTTACCGAGGGACAACCATGCTCGACCAAATGTTTCAAAGAAAAATCTAGTAGAGGAGCTTATGGGCAAACATGCTCATAACTCTAATGTTCCAACACTGCATTTTTCTACTCCTCACGTCGAACAAATTATTAAGGATGCTCAAAATGCAATGATGTTGAATAATAATATGGTGAAACAACCTATGGTTACATTAACCTCTATTTTTGAAGTTCCAACAGAGTCATTGGAGTCTTGTGGAGAACATGGTGGTGAGCAATTGGTTCTGTCCACAGAAAACAACAAAGAAATAATCAAGGCAAATTTTAGGGAGATGGTAATTAAAACCAAGCTTTGGTCTCAGCAATGTGAATATGAGGGTGAAGAAAACTGGGCTGGTGAGTTTGCAGGAGATTCAATTGAGGAAGATGATCAAGAAAATGAAGAGGAAGAGAGGTTATCGGTTGGCTCGCCTACACTGTCTAGAATTAGCATCTCGTCAAAAGTAGGTTCAAGCAGTAAGCTTAATGCTAAGGCAccagatttcatttttttatCGAGGCAGCAACTT is from Nicotiana tabacum cultivar K326 chromosome 18, ASM71507v2, whole genome shotgun sequence and encodes:
- the LOC107767278 gene encoding uncharacterized protein LOC107767278 isoform X2; protein product: MCHTGGSKSIATLMDEQAVNGIEPTRAQVFILTHTKRKDGRPLDDDSVKAIEMINEKANNSESSTDQPPHVVAWEGDLYSQVFGNDKSGYVRGLGLGPTPSILWGSRSSLENIVGEDSSNEAVQRLTQEITELKDKHNEEMNLIK
- the LOC107767278 gene encoding uncharacterized protein LOC107767278 isoform X1 → MYGQNHSATQPYIEQLMDNQNSSEDHVHDDQSYDLNSSAGGTEVQQNDDESGNLEPRKVRGPTLLKDIWKLPPGKVVHVPFNNRNQAIREKGRKLASFLGIIARTPELTPLHVDDWRNFEKEEKKKLVDFVRKKFSIPRRGETYVLKPLGKKWKDYKCELKGEYLQKIRLKTFC